From one Salinibacterium hongtaonis genomic stretch:
- a CDS encoding YqaJ viral recombinase family protein, translating to MISSQPPLPLWDDPAESTLSTPAPLPAHLARILADSTDRVGWLRARSRGITATDVAKLATERSVRAVVDDKWYGSRFSGNAFTDHGREREPEIARWVSENFGIQPSTALFHAEGSRAHLATPDGLSIGGPGLHLAEIKTTSSAWRSIPRGYLRQVWWQQYVLGAERTLLVWEQHRDFVPVDAEPQYRWIDRDDNQIHMLVRLADQVLEALAQRSRG from the coding sequence GTGATCTCCTCCCAGCCCCCTCTCCCCCTCTGGGACGATCCGGCCGAGAGCACACTGAGCACACCCGCCCCTCTCCCCGCGCATCTGGCTCGCATCCTCGCCGATTCCACCGATCGTGTTGGCTGGCTCCGCGCTCGAAGCCGTGGAATAACGGCGACGGATGTTGCCAAGCTCGCCACCGAACGATCCGTCAGGGCCGTGGTCGACGACAAGTGGTACGGCAGCCGCTTCTCGGGCAACGCGTTCACAGACCACGGCCGCGAGCGGGAGCCCGAAATCGCTCGCTGGGTGAGCGAGAACTTTGGCATCCAGCCGAGCACAGCGCTGTTTCACGCCGAGGGCAGCCGCGCGCATCTGGCAACCCCCGATGGCCTCTCTATTGGCGGGCCCGGTCTGCACCTCGCCGAGATCAAAACCACGAGCAGCGCGTGGCGCTCTATCCCGCGAGGGTACCTGCGCCAGGTGTGGTGGCAGCAGTACGTTCTGGGAGCCGAGCGCACTCTTTTGGTGTGGGAGCAGCACCGCGACTTTGTGCCCGTCGATGCTGAGCCTCAGTACCGCTGGATCGACCGCGACGATAACCAGATCCACATGCTCGTGCGCCTGGCCGACCAGGTACTCGAGGCTCTCGCCCAGCGCAGCCGGGGCTGA
- a CDS encoding NADP-dependent oxidoreductase, whose translation MTDTSSPTMRAVVIDELGGTDRLRLTQLARPVPVSAELLVQLHAAALNPIDAKTRAGKGAAAGIRSFPLTLGNDFSGVVAQAAYEAHPLRPGAEVYGMLSVPRTNGSYAEFAAVPDMSIARKPSNLSHVEAAAVPLAALTADGALRVAGVTAGSRVLIHAGAGGVGHFAVQFAALAGAEVITTASPRNADWLRELGASEVIDYGSTRFEDVVSGVDIVIDLIGNVHDNTGSRSLGVLRADGILVNVPTGSWPSLAEDAAAAGRRATGFKVSPDGRRLAEFTDLIEAGKLRVHIDAVFPLDRVAEAHALLEQGHTRGKISLDLTR comes from the coding sequence ATGACCGACACCTCCTCTCCCACAATGCGCGCCGTCGTCATCGACGAGCTGGGGGGCACCGACCGGCTTCGCCTCACCCAGCTCGCCAGGCCGGTCCCTGTTTCAGCGGAGCTCCTCGTTCAGCTCCATGCGGCCGCCCTCAACCCGATCGATGCCAAGACGCGGGCCGGCAAGGGTGCAGCGGCGGGCATCCGCTCGTTTCCCCTCACCCTGGGCAACGACTTCAGCGGCGTCGTCGCCCAGGCGGCCTATGAGGCTCACCCCCTGCGGCCAGGAGCCGAGGTCTATGGCATGCTCTCGGTGCCGCGCACGAACGGCAGCTACGCCGAGTTCGCTGCCGTGCCCGATATGTCGATCGCGAGAAAACCGAGCAACCTGAGCCACGTCGAGGCGGCCGCAGTTCCCCTCGCCGCGCTCACAGCAGACGGGGCGCTCAGGGTGGCTGGCGTCACAGCCGGCAGCCGCGTGCTGATCCATGCGGGCGCGGGCGGCGTCGGCCACTTCGCCGTGCAGTTCGCCGCCCTCGCGGGCGCTGAGGTCATCACGACGGCATCGCCTCGCAACGCGGACTGGCTGCGAGAACTCGGCGCGAGCGAGGTCATCGATTACGGCTCCACGAGGTTTGAGGATGTGGTGAGTGGAGTCGATATCGTCATCGACCTCATCGGCAACGTGCACGACAACACCGGCTCGCGTTCGCTCGGAGTGCTGCGCGCCGACGGCATCCTCGTCAATGTTCCGACGGGCAGCTGGCCCTCTCTTGCCGAGGATGCCGCCGCGGCCGGTCGCCGAGCAACGGGATTCAAGGTCTCTCCCGACGGTCGCCGTCTCGCGGAGTTCACCGACCTCATAGAAGCGGGAAAGCTGCGAGTGCACATCGACGCGGTGTTCCCCCTCGATCGGGTCGCCGAAGCACACGCCCTTCTTGAGCAGGGTCACACCCGCGGCAAGATCTCACTCGATCTCACTCGATAG
- a CDS encoding LPXTG cell wall anchor domain-containing protein, whose protein sequence is MRTALLSGVAAATLIVVTAAAPAFAATETVTTVSTHTVPADVAIEIPYDYAVWGDAGAFAIDGSVAFPLTAIQYDGDFSHHTFAMSATASAGCVRVVKSFTFDYTLADNGGVSDPSVPLAGGIGAGEPLAFASLGTANVIHGGDGTVNRIDGERVWVDLDVLPAPAPPQSGTVTMSYTGPVAPEQARGYIGFGTPDVTTWVVDRASFLVTDTCSSQVAIPAVAAPPVLPATGAESGIAGALAAAFLAVGIAGLALARRPTTRAGER, encoded by the coding sequence GTGCGCACAGCTCTGCTCTCGGGAGTGGCCGCCGCCACCCTCATCGTCGTCACCGCCGCCGCCCCAGCCTTTGCAGCGACTGAGACGGTCACCACGGTCTCCACGCACACGGTACCAGCGGATGTCGCGATCGAGATCCCCTATGACTACGCCGTGTGGGGCGATGCGGGCGCATTCGCAATCGACGGAAGCGTCGCCTTCCCGCTCACCGCCATCCAGTACGACGGCGACTTCAGCCACCACACTTTCGCAATGTCAGCCACGGCATCCGCAGGATGCGTCCGCGTCGTCAAGAGCTTTACCTTCGACTACACGCTTGCGGACAACGGCGGTGTCAGCGACCCGTCCGTGCCGCTCGCGGGCGGTATCGGCGCGGGCGAGCCCCTGGCTTTCGCGTCCCTCGGCACCGCCAACGTCATCCACGGCGGAGACGGCACGGTCAACAGGATCGATGGCGAGCGCGTCTGGGTAGACCTCGATGTGCTCCCCGCGCCCGCGCCGCCGCAGTCCGGCACCGTCACCATGTCGTACACGGGACCCGTGGCGCCCGAACAAGCCCGGGGCTACATCGGCTTCGGCACGCCAGACGTGACGACCTGGGTCGTCGATCGAGCATCATTTCTCGTGACCGACACCTGCAGCAGCCAGGTCGCAATCCCTGCCGTCGCGGCACCGCCCGTCCTGCCCGCGACTGGCGCGGAGTCCGGAATCGCCGGAGCGCTTGCCGCAGCGTTCCTCGCAGTGGGCATTGCCGGCCTAGCGCTGGCCCGCCGTCCCACCACCCGCGCGGGGGAGCGCTGA
- a CDS encoding EamA family transporter, which produces MNLRDCLLAALVATLWGINFVVIDWGMDGIPPLLFAAIRFTVVLLPAIFFVRKPDAPWRFIIGVGVFMSLGQFGFLYVALHLGMPPGLAALVLQAQVIFTMVIASGVLREIPAPAQLIGAVIGSVGLAIVAVGREGSVPLVALMLSLLAALSWAVGNVVSRASGISGGLSLTVWSALVVPLPLFALSLLIDGPVEIGAALAGFSWEAAVSTIYTAGLCTLFGYAIFNRLLSKYPSAAVVPWILLAPVAGIAAAWALLGEVPNTAEWIGGLLLLAGLLVAQRAGRPRLTAQSATADRPAFDRSDASRSALPRAGGGTAGQR; this is translated from the coding sequence GTGAATCTGCGTGACTGTCTGCTCGCCGCCCTGGTAGCCACCCTGTGGGGTATCAACTTCGTTGTCATCGACTGGGGAATGGACGGGATTCCGCCGCTCCTGTTCGCGGCCATCCGATTCACGGTGGTTCTCCTTCCGGCGATATTCTTTGTGCGCAAGCCGGATGCTCCTTGGCGATTCATCATCGGCGTCGGGGTCTTCATGTCGCTCGGCCAGTTCGGCTTTCTTTATGTGGCGTTGCACCTGGGAATGCCGCCGGGACTCGCGGCCCTCGTGCTCCAGGCGCAGGTTATTTTCACGATGGTCATCGCCTCCGGTGTCCTCCGGGAGATTCCTGCACCCGCGCAACTGATCGGGGCAGTGATTGGCTCGGTGGGCCTCGCGATCGTCGCCGTAGGGCGAGAGGGCAGCGTGCCCCTTGTCGCGCTTATGCTGTCTCTGCTCGCCGCCCTGTCGTGGGCCGTCGGCAATGTTGTCTCCCGGGCATCCGGAATCTCGGGCGGCCTCTCATTGACGGTGTGGTCAGCGCTTGTTGTGCCGCTCCCGTTGTTCGCGCTCTCGCTCCTGATCGACGGCCCGGTCGAGATCGGAGCAGCGCTGGCCGGCTTCTCGTGGGAGGCGGCGGTTTCAACGATCTACACCGCCGGGCTGTGCACGCTGTTCGGGTATGCCATCTTCAACCGGCTGCTCTCGAAGTATCCGTCTGCCGCCGTGGTGCCGTGGATTCTGCTGGCGCCGGTCGCGGGAATCGCGGCAGCCTGGGCGCTGCTGGGCGAGGTTCCGAACACGGCGGAATGGATCGGCGGGCTCCTGCTGCTCGCGGGGCTGCTCGTGGCGCAACGGGCGGGACGACCGCGCCTCACCGCACAGAGCGCCACCGCAGATAGACCGGCTTTCGATCGATCAGATGCCTCGAGATCAGCGCTCCCCCGCGCGGGTGGTGGGACGGCGGGCCAGCGCTAG
- a CDS encoding LysR family transcriptional regulator yields the protein MIDVTALRSLRAIGAHGSVIAAAEALDFTPSAVSQQIKRLERQLGLPLLERVGRGVVLTSEGRHLIDAGGQLLAHIEQLESGLHREAGTVTGSLRVAAFSTATRGLIAPAIKAVTTQHPRLALEIAEREPWDSIDLVAGGRVDIAVVHSWGDVPLAIPGNLVRTPLAVDLADIVMPAEHRLAGRERVSAHDLLGEAWIATPEGTICRQWLRRMHDGTGQLPRIVHESLEFDSQTALVQAGLGIALIPRLGRHPLPHGVVAVPTHEPVSTRDITALHRDSMADSPAVAAVLEAMLAQAALA from the coding sequence ATGATTGATGTGACGGCGCTGCGGTCACTCCGCGCAATTGGCGCGCACGGATCCGTGATTGCGGCGGCGGAGGCCCTCGACTTCACCCCCAGCGCCGTGTCACAGCAGATCAAGCGCCTCGAGCGGCAGCTCGGGCTCCCCCTGCTCGAGCGCGTCGGACGGGGCGTGGTACTGACGTCTGAGGGCCGCCACCTCATCGACGCCGGTGGTCAGCTCCTCGCTCACATCGAGCAGCTCGAGTCTGGCCTGCATCGCGAGGCGGGAACCGTGACGGGCAGTCTGCGGGTTGCAGCGTTCTCCACCGCCACCCGAGGGCTCATCGCGCCCGCTATCAAAGCCGTGACGACTCAGCATCCGCGTCTCGCTCTCGAGATCGCCGAACGGGAGCCGTGGGACTCCATCGACCTGGTCGCCGGAGGCCGGGTCGACATCGCCGTCGTTCACAGCTGGGGAGATGTTCCACTCGCGATTCCTGGCAACCTCGTCCGCACGCCCCTCGCCGTCGACCTCGCCGACATCGTGATGCCCGCCGAGCACCGCCTTGCGGGCAGAGAGCGCGTCTCGGCCCACGACCTTCTCGGCGAGGCGTGGATCGCCACCCCCGAAGGCACCATCTGCCGCCAGTGGCTGCGAAGGATGCACGACGGCACTGGGCAGCTGCCCCGCATTGTCCACGAGTCGCTGGAGTTCGACTCCCAGACCGCTCTCGTGCAGGCCGGACTCGGAATAGCCCTCATACCCCGTCTCGGTCGCCACCCGCTTCCCCACGGCGTGGTCGCTGTCCCCACCCATGAGCCGGTCTCCACCCGTGACATAACAGCTCTCCACCGCGACAGCATGGCCGACTCGCCCGCGGTGGCTGCAGTACTCGAAGCGATGCTCGCCCAGGCGGCACTCGCATGA
- the rplA gene encoding 50S ribosomal protein L1, translating to MAKKSKAYRAAAEKIEDGKFYTPAEAVDIARETGSKKFDSTVEVALKLNVDPRKADQMVRGTVILPHGTGKTARVIVFATGPAAEAAIAAGADEVGGDELIEKVAAGWTNFDSAVSTPEFMGKVGRLGKVLGPRGLMPNPKTGTVTPDTAKAVNEIKGGKIEFRVDKHANVHFIVGKTSFDVEKLNENLKAALDEVVRLKPSSAKGRYLAKATLSTTFGPGIPVDVNAI from the coding sequence ATGGCAAAGAAGTCCAAGGCCTACCGGGCCGCAGCCGAGAAGATCGAAGACGGCAAGTTCTACACGCCCGCCGAGGCCGTAGACATCGCCCGTGAGACTGGCTCGAAGAAGTTTGACTCGACCGTTGAGGTTGCGCTCAAGCTCAACGTCGACCCCCGCAAGGCTGACCAGATGGTTCGCGGTACCGTGATCCTTCCCCACGGAACCGGCAAGACCGCCCGTGTCATCGTCTTCGCAACGGGCCCCGCGGCTGAGGCAGCTATCGCTGCTGGCGCCGACGAGGTCGGTGGCGACGAGCTCATCGAGAAGGTCGCCGCTGGCTGGACCAACTTCGACTCGGCCGTTTCAACGCCCGAGTTCATGGGCAAGGTCGGGCGCCTCGGAAAGGTCCTCGGACCGCGTGGCCTCATGCCGAACCCCAAGACCGGCACCGTCACCCCCGACACGGCCAAGGCCGTGAACGAGATCAAGGGCGGAAAGATCGAGTTCCGCGTTGACAAGCACGCCAACGTGCACTTCATCGTTGGCAAGACGTCGTTCGATGTTGAGAAGCTCAACGAGAACCTCAAGGCAGCGCTCGACGAGGTTGTTCGCCTCAAGCCAAGCTCCGCTAAGGGCCGCTACCTCGCCAAGGCGACGCTGTCGACCACGTTTGGCCCCGGCATCCCCGTGGACGTCAACGCAATCTAG
- the rplK gene encoding 50S ribosomal protein L11 has translation MAPKKKVTGLIKLQIQAGAANPAPPIGPALGQHGVNIMEFCKAYNAATESQRGNVIPVEITVYEDRSFTFILKTPPAAELIKKAAGVAKGSGTPHTVKVAKLTQDQVRAIAEQKMADLNANDIDAASKIIAGTARSMGITVDA, from the coding sequence ATGGCACCGAAGAAGAAGGTTACGGGTCTGATCAAGCTTCAGATCCAGGCCGGCGCCGCCAACCCCGCCCCGCCCATCGGCCCGGCACTTGGCCAGCACGGCGTGAACATCATGGAGTTCTGCAAGGCGTACAACGCCGCGACCGAGTCGCAGCGCGGCAACGTCATCCCCGTTGAGATCACCGTCTACGAGGACCGCTCCTTCACCTTCATCCTGAAGACCCCGCCCGCCGCAGAGCTCATCAAGAAGGCTGCCGGCGTTGCCAAGGGTTCTGGCACTCCGCACACGGTCAAGGTCGCCAAGCTGACCCAGGACCAGGTTCGCGCCATTGCTGAGCAGAAGATGGCTGACCTCAACGCCAACGACATCGATGCAGCTTCGAAGATCATCGCGGGCACCGCTCGTTCGATGGGCATCACGGTCGACGCGTAG
- the nusG gene encoding transcription termination/antitermination protein NusG, whose protein sequence is MENSPEEQIDLSVAAEQSSYEDEELEGPVLAEEIESVTPAEHEAMHVIDDAEASLEAALDAQSPAGDETVAEAEDAEEAEVDPYEAFRAELKSLPGKWYVIHSYAGFEKRVKQNIENRRVSMTMEDYVFQVEVPMEDVVEIKNGQRKLVTRVRIPSYVLVRMDLNEDSWSVVRHTPGVTGFVGNAHNPTPLRFEEAFQMLKSLVQVVEAPTKGGAKGGKAVQRSIPQEVDFEVGETITIKEGSFAGLPGSISEIKPESGKLTVLVSLFERETPVELSFDQVTKL, encoded by the coding sequence ATCGAGAACTCCCCCGAGGAGCAGATCGACCTGTCCGTGGCAGCAGAGCAGTCGTCCTATGAGGACGAGGAGCTCGAGGGTCCTGTGCTGGCCGAGGAGATCGAATCCGTGACCCCCGCCGAGCACGAGGCTATGCACGTCATCGACGATGCAGAGGCGAGCCTTGAGGCAGCCCTCGACGCGCAGTCTCCTGCTGGCGACGAGACGGTTGCCGAAGCCGAGGACGCCGAAGAGGCCGAGGTTGACCCCTACGAGGCATTCCGCGCCGAGCTCAAGTCCCTGCCGGGCAAGTGGTACGTCATCCACTCGTACGCAGGCTTCGAGAAGCGCGTTAAGCAGAACATCGAGAACCGTCGCGTTTCGATGACCATGGAGGACTACGTCTTTCAGGTCGAGGTACCGATGGAAGATGTCGTCGAGATCAAGAACGGCCAGCGCAAGCTCGTAACGCGCGTCCGCATCCCCAGCTACGTACTGGTTCGCATGGACCTGAACGAAGACAGCTGGTCGGTTGTGCGTCACACCCCCGGCGTGACCGGCTTCGTGGGCAACGCCCACAACCCGACCCCGCTTCGCTTCGAAGAGGCCTTCCAGATGCTCAAGAGCCTGGTTCAGGTCGTTGAGGCTCCCACCAAGGGTGGAGCTAAGGGCGGCAAGGCTGTTCAGCGCTCGATTCCTCAGGAAGTCGACTTCGAGGTCGGCGAGACCATCACGATCAAGGAGGGCTCGTTCGCGGGTCTCCCCGGGTCGATCAGCGAGATCAAGCCCGAGAGCGGCAAGCTCACGGTGCTCGTGTCGCTCTTCGAGCGTGAGACCCCCGTCGAGCTCAGCTTCGACCAGGTCACCAAGCTTTAA
- the secE gene encoding preprotein translocase subunit SecE produces MARKVIDEPSEDVVGNAKAERAKRRSPFARVALFLRQVIAELKKVVTPTRKELFSYTAVVLVFVIIMMALVSGLDLLFGFVVAYVFGNGSVG; encoded by the coding sequence GTGGCGAGAAAAGTTATCGACGAGCCGAGTGAGGATGTCGTCGGCAACGCCAAGGCAGAGCGGGCTAAGCGTCGCAGCCCGTTCGCCCGTGTTGCGCTCTTTTTGCGCCAGGTTATTGCCGAGCTCAAGAAGGTCGTCACCCCGACCCGCAAAGAACTCTTCAGCTACACCGCGGTCGTCTTGGTCTTCGTGATCATCATGATGGCCCTGGTTTCGGGGCTCGACCTGCTGTTTGGTTTTGTCGTCGCCTACGTCTTCGGCAACGGCTCAGTCGGCTAA
- a CDS encoding pyridoxal phosphate-dependent aminotransferase, whose product MTELPPISPRIAAIAESATLKVDSKAKALQAEGRDVISFAAGEPDFATPQHIVEAASAAVLDPKNHRYTPAAGLPALREAIAAKTLRDSGLEVSAAQVIVTNGGKQGVYQAFATVVGQGDEVLLPAPYWTTYPEVVKLAGGVPVEVFAGSDQEYKVTVEQLEAARTERTKVLLFVSPSNPTGAVYTPEETKAIGEWALEHNLWVISDEIYQNLVYDGSAHAMSIVEAVPALADNTILVNGVAKSYAMTGWRLGWMVGPARAIKGAGNLQSHLSSNVSNISQHAAIAALTGPQDDVLAMRDAFDRRRKLIVSELNKIPGMVTPTPEGAFYVYPDVTGLLGREWGGVTPTTSLELADLILDQAEVAVVPGEAFGPSGYIRLAYALGDDQLLEGVQRLQRLFS is encoded by the coding sequence GTGACCGAACTCCCCCCCATCTCGCCCCGCATCGCCGCGATCGCCGAATCCGCCACGCTCAAGGTCGATTCCAAAGCAAAGGCCCTCCAGGCCGAGGGCCGCGACGTCATTAGCTTTGCGGCGGGCGAACCAGATTTCGCCACCCCTCAGCACATTGTCGAGGCAGCATCCGCCGCCGTTCTCGACCCCAAGAACCACCGCTACACGCCCGCCGCAGGCCTTCCTGCGCTGCGCGAAGCCATCGCCGCAAAGACGCTCCGCGACAGCGGGCTTGAGGTTTCTGCCGCCCAGGTGATCGTGACCAACGGCGGCAAGCAGGGCGTCTACCAGGCGTTCGCCACCGTGGTCGGCCAGGGCGATGAGGTTCTGCTCCCCGCCCCCTACTGGACCACGTACCCCGAGGTCGTCAAGCTTGCGGGCGGTGTGCCCGTCGAGGTATTCGCGGGCTCTGACCAGGAATACAAGGTAACGGTCGAGCAGCTCGAAGCCGCACGCACCGAGCGCACCAAGGTTCTGCTCTTCGTCTCGCCCTCGAACCCCACAGGTGCCGTTTACACGCCAGAAGAGACCAAGGCCATCGGCGAGTGGGCTCTTGAGCACAACCTGTGGGTAATCAGCGACGAGATCTACCAGAATCTGGTCTACGACGGCTCGGCGCACGCCATGTCGATCGTCGAGGCCGTCCCGGCCCTGGCCGACAACACCATCCTCGTCAACGGCGTGGCCAAGAGCTACGCGATGACCGGATGGCGTCTCGGCTGGATGGTCGGCCCGGCTCGCGCGATCAAGGGTGCTGGCAACCTGCAATCGCACTTGAGCTCCAACGTCTCAAACATCTCGCAGCACGCCGCTATCGCCGCCCTCACCGGCCCGCAGGACGACGTGCTCGCCATGCGCGACGCGTTCGACCGCCGCCGCAAGCTCATCGTGAGCGAGCTCAACAAGATCCCCGGAATGGTGACCCCGACGCCCGAGGGCGCCTTCTACGTGTACCCGGATGTCACGGGGCTGCTGGGGCGCGAATGGGGCGGAGTTACGCCGACGACGTCGCTTGAGCTCGCCGACCTCATCCTGGATCAGGCGGAGGTTGCCGTCGTTCCCGGCGAGGCATTCGGGCCGAGCGGATACATCCGTCTCGCCTATGCACTCGGCGACGACCAGCTCCTTGAGGGCGTGCAGCGCCTTCAGCGACTGTTCTCCTAG